From Sodalis glossinidius str. 'morsitans', the proteins below share one genomic window:
- the rpsE gene encoding 30S ribosomal protein S5: MAHIEKQAGELQEKLIAVNRVSKTVKGGRIFSFTALTVVGDGNGRVGFGYGKAREVPAAIQKAMEKARRNMMNVALNSGTLQHPIKGVHTGSRVFMQPASEGTGIIAGGAMRAVLEVAGVHNVLAKAYGSTNPINVVRATIDALGNMKSPEMVAAKRGKSVEEILG, from the coding sequence ATGGCACACATCGAAAAACAAGCTGGCGAACTGCAGGAAAAGCTGATCGCGGTAAACCGCGTATCTAAAACCGTAAAAGGTGGCCGTATTTTCAGCTTTACCGCACTGACGGTTGTCGGTGACGGTAACGGTCGCGTTGGTTTTGGCTACGGCAAAGCACGCGAAGTTCCGGCAGCTATCCAGAAAGCGATGGAAAAAGCCCGTCGCAACATGATGAATGTCGCGCTGAACAGTGGCACCCTGCAGCACCCGATTAAAGGTGTGCACACGGGTTCCCGCGTGTTCATGCAGCCGGCTTCCGAAGGTACCGGTATTATCGCCGGTGGTGCAATGCGCGCCGTCCTGGAAGTCGCAGGGGTTCACAACGTACTGGCAAAAGCCTATGGTTCCACCAACCCAATCAACGTGGTTCGTGCAACTATCGACGCTCTTGGCAATATGAAGTCTCCTGAAATGGTCGCTGCCAAGCGTGGTAAAT
- the rplR gene encoding 50S ribosomal protein L18: MDKKAARIRRATRARRKLQELGATRLVVHRTPRHIYAQVIAPNGSEVLVAASTVEKAIAEQLKGTGNKDAAAAVGKTIAVRALEKGIKDVSFDRSGFQYHGRVQALADAAREAGLQF; the protein is encoded by the coding sequence ATGGATAAGAAAGCAGCTCGTATCCGTCGTGCGACCCGCGCACGCCGCAAGCTCCAGGAATTGGGTGCTACCCGCCTGGTAGTACATCGTACCCCACGTCATATTTACGCACAGGTTATTGCACCAAACGGTTCTGAAGTCCTGGTAGCCGCTTCTACAGTGGAAAAAGCTATCGCGGAGCAATTAAAGGGTACCGGTAATAAAGACGCCGCCGCCGCAGTAGGTAAAACTATCGCCGTGCGGGCGCTGGAAAAAGGCATTAAAGATGTGTCCTTTGACCGTTCCGGGTTTCAATATCATGGTCGAGTCCAGGCACTGGCAGATGCTGCCCGTGAAGCTGGCCTTCAGTTCTAA
- the rplF gene encoding 50S ribosomal protein L6: MSRVAKAPVVIPAGVEVKLNGQVISIKGKNGELTRTIHEAVDVQHADNQLSFAPREGHANGWALAGTTRALLNGMVIGVTDGFTKKLQLVGVGYRAAVKGNVVNLSLGFSHPIDHQLPAGITAECPSQTEIVLKGADKQIIGQVAADLRAYRRPEPYKGKGVRYADEVVRTKEAKKK, from the coding sequence ATGTCTCGTGTTGCTAAAGCACCCGTCGTCATTCCTGCCGGCGTAGAGGTAAAACTCAACGGTCAGGTTATTTCGATTAAGGGTAAAAACGGCGAGCTGACTCGTACTATCCACGAAGCTGTTGACGTTCAGCATGCTGATAACCAGCTGTCTTTTGCTCCGCGCGAAGGTCATGCCAACGGTTGGGCCCTTGCAGGCACCACGCGTGCGTTGCTGAACGGTATGGTGATTGGTGTGACCGACGGCTTCACTAAAAAGCTACAGCTGGTAGGCGTAGGTTACCGTGCTGCAGTGAAAGGTAATGTGGTGAATTTGTCTCTGGGATTTTCTCACCCCATCGACCATCAACTGCCGGCAGGTATCACCGCAGAATGCCCGAGCCAAACTGAAATCGTGCTGAAAGGCGCTGATAAGCAGATTATTGGCCAGGTTGCGGCAGATCTGCGTGCCTATCGTCGTCCTGAGCCTTATAAAGGCAAGGGTGTTCGTTACGCCGACGAAGTCGTGCGTACCAAAGAGGCTAAGAAGAAGTAA
- the rpsH gene encoding 30S ribosomal protein S8: MSMQDPIADMLTRIRNGQAANKTAVSMPSSKLKVAIANLLKEEGFIEDYKVEGDTKPTLELVLKYFQGKPVVETIQRISRPGLRIYKKKDALPKVMAGMGIAVISTSKGVMTDRAARQAGLGGEIICYVA; the protein is encoded by the coding sequence ATGAGCATGCAAGATCCGATCGCGGATATGCTGACCCGTATCCGTAACGGTCAAGCCGCGAACAAAACCGCGGTCTCCATGCCTTCTTCCAAGCTTAAAGTGGCAATTGCCAACTTGCTGAAAGAAGAAGGCTTTATCGAAGATTACAAAGTTGAAGGCGACACCAAGCCGACGCTGGAACTGGTACTGAAGTACTTCCAGGGTAAGCCGGTGGTAGAAACCATTCAGCGTATCAGCCGCCCCGGCCTGCGTATCTACAAGAAAAAAGATGCGTTGCCGAAAGTAATGGCAGGCATGGGTATCGCGGTGATTTCTACCTCTAAAGGTGTCATGACTGATCGTGCGGCTCGCCAGGCTGGTCTTGGTGGCGAGATTATCTGCTACGTAGCGTAA
- the rpsN gene encoding 30S ribosomal protein S14: MAKQSMKAREVKRVKLADKFFAKRAELKTIISDVNASDEDRWDAVLKLQTLPRDSSPSRQRNRCRQTGRPHAFLRKFGLSRIKVREAAMRGEIPGLRKASW, encoded by the coding sequence ATGGCTAAACAATCCATGAAAGCACGCGAAGTAAAACGCGTGAAATTAGCTGATAAATTCTTCGCCAAACGCGCTGAACTTAAAACCATCATCTCCGACGTGAATGCTTCCGATGAAGACCGTTGGGATGCGGTTCTCAAGCTGCAGACTCTGCCGCGTGATTCCAGCCCGTCTCGTCAGCGTAACCGCTGCCGTCAAACAGGTCGTCCGCACGCTTTCCTGCGGAAATTCGGGTTGAGCCGTATCAAGGTCCGTGAAGCCGCTATGCGCGGTGAAATCCCGGGTCTGAGAAAGGCTAGCTGGTAA
- the rplE gene encoding 50S ribosomal protein L5 has product MAKLHDYYKDEAVSQLMKQFGYHSVMQVPRVEKITLNMGVGEAIADKKLLDNAAADLTAISGQKPLITKARKSVAGFKIRQGYPIGCKVTLRGERMWEFFDRLISIAVPRIRDFRGLSAKSFDGRGNYSMGVHEQIIFPEIDYDKVDRVRGMDITITTTAKSDDEGRALLTAFNFPFRK; this is encoded by the coding sequence ATGGCGAAACTGCATGATTACTACAAAGACGAAGCAGTCTCTCAACTGATGAAACAGTTCGGCTACCATTCTGTCATGCAAGTCCCTCGGGTCGAGAAGATCACCCTGAATATGGGTGTGGGTGAAGCAATTGCCGATAAAAAGCTGCTGGATAACGCCGCAGCCGATTTGACCGCGATTTCAGGCCAAAAGCCGCTTATCACCAAAGCACGCAAATCTGTTGCTGGCTTTAAAATCCGTCAGGGCTATCCGATCGGTTGTAAAGTAACCCTGCGTGGCGAACGCATGTGGGAGTTCTTTGATCGACTGATTTCCATTGCTGTACCGCGTATCCGTGACTTCCGTGGCCTGTCCGCCAAATCATTTGATGGCCGTGGCAACTACAGCATGGGCGTGCATGAACAGATCATCTTCCCGGAAATCGACTATGACAAAGTCGATCGCGTTCGTGGCATGGATATTACCATCACCACCACTGCGAAATCCGATGATGAAGGCCGTGCGCTGTTGACCGCCTTTAACTTCCCATTCCGAAAGTAA
- the rplX gene encoding 50S ribosomal protein L24: protein MAAKIRRDDEVIVLTGKDKGKRGKVKNVLSSGKAIVEGINLIKKHQKPVPAMNQPGGIVEKEAAIDLSNLAIFNAAASKADRVGFKIEDGKKVRVFKSNGETIK from the coding sequence ATGGCAGCGAAAATCCGTCGTGATGACGAAGTTATCGTGCTGACCGGCAAAGATAAAGGTAAGCGCGGTAAAGTAAAAAATGTCCTATCTTCCGGCAAGGCGATTGTTGAAGGTATCAATCTGATCAAGAAACATCAAAAACCAGTACCGGCCATGAACCAGCCGGGTGGCATCGTTGAGAAAGAAGCGGCAATCGATCTTTCCAACCTTGCAATCTTCAATGCGGCGGCCAGCAAGGCGGACCGTGTGGGCTTTAAGATTGAAGACGGCAAAAAAGTGCGTGTCTTCAAATCTAACGGCGAAACTATCAAGTAA
- the rplN gene encoding 50S ribosomal protein L14: MIQEQTMLTVADNSGARRVMCIKVLGGSHRRYAGVGDIIKITIKEAIPRGKVKKGDVLKAVVVRTKKGVRRPDGSVVRFDGNACVLLNNNSEQPIGTRIFGPVTRELRTEKFMKIISLAPEVL; the protein is encoded by the coding sequence ATGATCCAAGAACAGACTATGCTGACCGTGGCCGACAACTCCGGTGCACGTCGCGTAATGTGTATCAAGGTTCTAGGTGGCTCGCACCGTCGCTACGCAGGCGTCGGCGACATTATCAAAATTACCATCAAGGAAGCGATTCCTCGTGGCAAAGTAAAAAAAGGTGATGTCCTGAAGGCGGTAGTGGTGCGCACCAAGAAGGGTGTTCGTCGCCCTGACGGTTCTGTCGTTCGCTTCGATGGTAATGCTTGTGTTTTGTTGAACAACAACAGTGAGCAACCTATCGGTACGCGTATTTTTGGGCCGGTGACTCGTGAACTGCGTACCGAAAAGTTCATGAAGATCATTTCCCTGGCACCTGAAGTACTCTAA
- the rpsQ gene encoding 30S ribosomal protein S17 translates to MSDKIRTLQGRVVSDKMEKSIVVAIERFVKHPIYGKFIKRTTKLHVHDENNDSNIGDIVEISECRPISKTKSWTLVRVVEKAIL, encoded by the coding sequence ATGAGTGACAAAATCCGTACTCTGCAAGGTCGTGTGGTCAGCGATAAAATGGAGAAATCCATTGTTGTGGCCATCGAACGTTTTGTGAAACACCCGATCTACGGCAAGTTCATCAAACGTACGACCAAGCTCCACGTACATGACGAGAACAATGACAGCAACATCGGCGACATCGTTGAAATCAGCGAATGTCGTCCGATTTCCAAGACCAAGTCCTGGACGCTGGTTCGCGTTGTAGAGAAAGCGATTCTGTAA
- the rpmC gene encoding 50S ribosomal protein L29, producing MKANELREKSAEELNTELLNLLREQFNLRMQASSGQLQQTHLLKQVRRNVARVKTLLTEKAGA from the coding sequence ATGAAAGCAAATGAGCTGCGTGAAAAAAGCGCTGAAGAGCTGAACACCGAACTGCTGAACCTGCTGCGCGAGCAATTCAACCTGCGTATGCAGGCTTCCAGTGGCCAGCTGCAGCAGACCCACCTGTTAAAGCAGGTGCGCCGCAATGTTGCGCGCGTGAAGACGTTATTGACTGAGAAGGCGGGTGCTTAA
- the rplP gene encoding 50S ribosomal protein L16, with product MLQPKRTKFRKMHKGRNRGLAVGTDVSFGTFGLKAVGRGRLTARQIEAARRAMTRAVKRQGKIWIRIFPDKPITEKPLEVRMGKGKGNVEYWVALIQPGKVLYEMDGVPEELAREAFKLAAAKLPIKTTFVTKTVM from the coding sequence ATGTTACAACCAAAGCGTACAAAATTCCGTAAGATGCACAAAGGCCGCAACCGTGGTCTGGCAGTAGGTACGGATGTTAGCTTCGGTACTTTCGGTCTGAAAGCTGTTGGCCGTGGTCGTTTGACCGCTCGTCAAATCGAAGCAGCACGTCGTGCCATGACACGTGCAGTTAAGCGTCAAGGTAAGATCTGGATCCGGATTTTCCCGGACAAACCGATCACCGAAAAGCCGCTTGAAGTGCGTATGGGTAAAGGTAAAGGTAACGTAGAATACTGGGTTGCCTTGATTCAGCCGGGTAAAGTCCTGTACGAAATGGACGGCGTTCCGGAAGAGCTTGCCCGTGAAGCCTTCAAGCTGGCAGCAGCAAAACTGCCGATTAAAACCACCTTTGTAACTAAGACGGTGATGTAA
- the rpsC gene encoding 30S ribosomal protein S3 — protein MGQKVHPNGIRLGIVKPWNSTWYANTKEFADNLDSDFKVRQFLTKELSKASVSRLVIERPAKSIRVTIHTARPGIVIGKKGEDVEKLRKVVADIAGVPAQINIAEVRKPELDAKLVADSISSQLERRVMFRRAMKRAVQNAMRLGAKGIKVEVSGRLGGAEIARTEWYREGRVPLHTLRADIDYNTSEAHTTYGVIGVKVWIFKGEILGGMAAVEQPEPAAQPKKQQRKGRK, from the coding sequence ATGGGTCAGAAAGTACATCCTAATGGTATTCGCTTGGGTATTGTTAAACCCTGGAATTCTACCTGGTATGCGAATACTAAAGAATTCGCTGACAACCTGGACAGTGACTTTAAAGTTCGTCAGTTCCTGACCAAGGAATTGTCGAAAGCTTCGGTTTCCCGCTTGGTGATCGAACGTCCGGCCAAGAGCATCCGTGTGACCATTCACACCGCTCGTCCGGGCATCGTGATCGGCAAGAAAGGCGAAGACGTTGAAAAACTGCGTAAGGTCGTAGCGGATATCGCTGGCGTACCGGCGCAGATTAATATCGCTGAAGTCCGTAAGCCAGAACTGGACGCCAAACTGGTCGCCGACAGCATCTCTTCGCAGCTGGAACGTCGCGTTATGTTCCGTCGTGCGATGAAGCGTGCCGTGCAGAACGCCATGCGTCTTGGCGCTAAGGGGATTAAAGTTGAAGTCAGCGGCCGTCTGGGCGGCGCTGAAATCGCACGTACCGAATGGTACCGCGAAGGTCGTGTTCCGTTGCACACCCTGCGTGCGGATATCGACTACAACACCTCCGAAGCGCACACCACTTATGGTGTCATCGGCGTAAAAGTGTGGATCTTCAAAGGTGAGATCTTAGGTGGTATGGCTGCCGTTGAACAACCGGAACCGGCTGCTCAACCTAAAAAGCAGCAGCGTAAAGGCCGCAAGTAA
- the rplV gene encoding 50S ribosomal protein L22, which yields METIAQHRHARSSAQKVRLVADLIRGKKVSQALEVLTYTNKKAAGLVKKVLESAIANAEHNDGADIDDLKVAKIFVDAGPSMKRIMPRAKGRADRILKRTSHITVVVSDR from the coding sequence ATGGAAACTATCGCTCAACATCGCCACGCTCGCTCTTCTGCTCAAAAGGTTCGCCTGGTGGCCGACCTAATTCGCGGTAAGAAAGTGTCGCAAGCTCTGGAAGTTCTGACCTATACCAACAAGAAAGCTGCTGGTCTGGTGAAGAAAGTACTGGAGTCTGCCATTGCTAACGCTGAACACAACGATGGCGCAGATATCGATGATCTGAAAGTCGCGAAGATTTTCGTCGACGCTGGCCCGAGCATGAAGCGCATTATGCCGCGTGCCAAGGGGCGTGCAGATCGTATCCTGAAGCGCACCAGCCACATTACTGTGGTTGTGTCCGATCGCTGA
- the rpsS gene encoding 30S ribosomal protein S19 produces MPRSLKKGPFIDLHLLKKVEKAVESGDKKPIRTWSRRSTIFPTMIGLTIAVHNGRQHVPVFVADEMVGHKLGEFAPTRTYRGHAADKKAKKR; encoded by the coding sequence ATGCCACGTTCTCTCAAGAAAGGTCCATTTATTGACCTGCACTTGCTGAAGAAGGTAGAGAAAGCGGTGGAAAGCGGTGACAAGAAGCCTATTCGCACTTGGTCCCGTCGTTCAACGATCTTTCCAACAATGATCGGTTTGACCATCGCTGTCCATAATGGTCGTCAGCACGTACCCGTTTTTGTCGCCGATGAAATGGTCGGTCACAAACTGGGTGAATTCGCGCCGACGCGTACTTATCGCGGCCATGCGGCCGACAAAAAGGCCAAAAAGCGCTAA
- the rplB gene encoding 50S ribosomal protein L2: MAIVKCKPTSPGRRHVVKVVNPELHKGKPYAPLLETLSKSGGRNNNGRITTRHIGGGHKQHYRLIDFKRNKDGIPAVVERLEYDPNRSANIALVLYKDGERRYILAPKGLKAGEQIQSGVDAAIKAGNALPMRNIPVGSTVHNVEMKPGKGGQLARSAGAYVQIVARDGAYVTLRLRSGEMRKIQSECRATLGEVGNAEHMLRVLGKAGASRWRGIRPTVRGTAMNPVDHPHGGGEGRNFGKHPVTPWGIQTKGKKTRSNKRTDKFIVRRRSK, from the coding sequence ATGGCAATTGTTAAATGTAAACCGACATCTCCGGGTCGTCGCCACGTTGTTAAAGTGGTCAACCCTGAGCTGCACAAGGGCAAACCTTATGCCCCGTTGCTGGAAACTCTCAGCAAATCCGGTGGCCGTAACAACAATGGCCGTATCACTACGCGCCATATTGGCGGTGGCCACAAGCAACACTATCGCCTGATTGACTTTAAACGCAATAAAGACGGTATTCCGGCAGTGGTAGAACGTCTGGAGTATGATCCTAACCGTTCCGCCAATATCGCGCTGGTGTTGTACAAAGATGGTGAACGTCGTTATATCCTGGCACCGAAAGGCCTGAAGGCCGGTGAGCAGATTCAATCTGGCGTCGATGCGGCAATCAAAGCCGGTAACGCTCTGCCGATGCGCAATATTCCGGTTGGCTCCACCGTGCATAACGTGGAAATGAAACCGGGTAAAGGCGGTCAGCTGGCGCGTTCAGCAGGTGCTTATGTTCAGATCGTGGCTCGTGATGGCGCTTATGTCACGCTGCGTCTGCGTTCCGGTGAAATGCGCAAAATTCAGTCCGAATGCCGTGCTACCCTGGGCGAAGTAGGTAATGCCGAACACATGCTGCGTGTACTGGGTAAAGCCGGTGCCAGCCGCTGGCGTGGCATCCGTCCGACCGTTCGCGGTACGGCGATGAACCCGGTCGACCACCCGCACGGTGGTGGTGAAGGTCGTAACTTTGGTAAGCATCCGGTAACCCCGTGGGGCATTCAGACCAAAGGTAAGAAGACCCGTAGCAATAAGCGTACTGATAAATTCATCGTACGTCGCCGTAGCAAATAA
- the rplW gene encoding 50S ribosomal protein L23, translated as MIREERLLKVLRAPHVSEKASTAMEKHNTIVLKVAKDATKAEIKAAVHKLFEVEVNDVRTLVVKGKTKRHGQRIGRRSDWKKAYVTLKEGQNLDFIGGAE; from the coding sequence ATGATTCGTGAAGAACGTCTGCTGAAAGTACTGCGCGCGCCGCATGTTTCTGAAAAAGCATCTACCGCGATGGAAAAACACAACACCATCGTACTCAAAGTAGCTAAAGATGCGACCAAAGCAGAAATCAAAGCCGCTGTGCATAAACTGTTTGAAGTCGAAGTCAATGACGTGCGTACCCTGGTTGTCAAAGGGAAAACCAAACGTCACGGACAGCGTATCGGTCGTCGTAGCGACTGGAAAAAAGCTTACGTCACCCTGAAAGAAGGCCAGAACCTGGACTTCATCGGCGGCGCAGAGTAA
- the rplD gene encoding 50S ribosomal protein L4 → MELVLKDAQSALTVSETTFGRDFNEALVHQVVVAYAAGARQGSRGQKTRAEVTGSGKKPWRQKGTGRARSGSVKSPIWRSGGVTFAAKPQDHSQKVNKKMYRGALKSILSELVRQDRLIVVEQFSVKAPKTKLLAQKLKDMALEDVLIITGELDENLFLAARNLYKVDVRDANGIDPVSLIAFDKVVMTADAVKQVEEMLA, encoded by the coding sequence ATGGAATTGGTATTGAAAGACGCGCAAAGCGCGCTGACTGTTTCCGAAACTACCTTCGGGCGTGACTTCAACGAAGCGCTGGTCCACCAGGTTGTTGTGGCTTACGCAGCAGGTGCCCGTCAGGGGAGCCGCGGTCAGAAGACCCGAGCCGAAGTCACTGGTTCCGGTAAAAAACCCTGGCGTCAGAAGGGTACCGGCCGTGCGCGTTCCGGTAGCGTTAAGAGCCCGATCTGGCGTTCTGGTGGCGTTACTTTTGCCGCCAAGCCGCAGGATCACAGTCAGAAAGTGAATAAGAAGATGTACCGCGGGGCGCTGAAAAGTATCCTGTCTGAACTGGTACGTCAGGATCGTTTGATCGTTGTTGAACAGTTCTCTGTCAAAGCGCCGAAAACCAAGCTGCTGGCACAGAAACTGAAAGACATGGCGTTGGAAGATGTGCTGATCATTACCGGCGAACTGGACGAAAACCTGTTCCTGGCTGCGCGTAACCTCTACAAAGTAGACGTACGCGATGCTAATGGTATCGACCCGGTTAGCCTGATCGCCTTCGACAAAGTTGTTATGACGGCTGACGCTGTTAAGCAAGTTGAGGAGATGCTGGCATGA
- the rplC gene encoding 50S ribosomal protein L3, with the protein MKGLIGRKVGMTRIFTEDGVSIPVTVIEIEANRVTQVKDLENDGYRAIQVTAGTKKANRVIKPEAGHFAKAGVEAGRGLWEFRVEDGEEVTVGQSITVELFADVKKVDVTGTSKGKGFAGTVKRWNFRTQDATHGNSLSHRVPGSIGQNQTPGKVFKGKKMAGQLGNERVTVQSLDVVRVDVERNLLLVKGAVPGATGGDLIVKPAVKA; encoded by the coding sequence ATGAAGGGTTTAATCGGACGTAAAGTGGGCATGACTCGCATCTTCACTGAAGATGGCGTTTCTATCCCAGTCACCGTTATCGAAATTGAAGCAAACCGCGTGACCCAGGTTAAAGATCTGGAAAACGACGGATACCGCGCTATCCAGGTTACCGCCGGTACTAAAAAAGCCAATCGCGTAATCAAACCGGAAGCCGGTCATTTTGCGAAGGCGGGCGTTGAAGCCGGCCGTGGTCTGTGGGAATTCCGCGTCGAAGACGGCGAAGAAGTCACCGTTGGCCAGAGCATCACCGTAGAACTGTTTGCTGATGTCAAAAAAGTCGACGTTACTGGTACCTCCAAAGGTAAAGGATTTGCCGGCACTGTAAAGCGCTGGAACTTCCGCACCCAGGATGCTACCCACGGTAACTCCTTGTCCCACCGCGTTCCGGGTTCTATCGGTCAGAACCAGACTCCGGGAAAAGTATTCAAGGGCAAGAAAATGGCAGGCCAGCTGGGCAACGAACGCGTAACCGTTCAGAGCCTGGACGTGGTACGTGTTGACGTAGAACGCAACCTGCTGCTGGTCAAAGGCGCCGTCCCGGGAGCAACCGGTGGTGACTTGATCGTTAAACCGGCTGTCAAGGCGTAA
- the rpsJ gene encoding 30S ribosomal protein S10 encodes MQNQRIRIRLKAFDHRLIDQSTAEIVETAKRTGAQVRGPIPLPTRKERFTILISPHVNKDARDQYEIRTHKRLVDIVEPTEKTVDALMRLDLAAGVDVQISLG; translated from the coding sequence ATGCAGAACCAAAGAATCCGTATCCGTTTGAAAGCGTTTGATCATCGTCTGATTGATCAATCAACCGCGGAAATCGTCGAGACTGCCAAACGTACCGGTGCTCAGGTACGTGGTCCGATCCCGCTGCCGACCCGCAAAGAGCGCTTTACCATTCTGATCTCTCCGCATGTCAACAAAGATGCGCGCGATCAGTATGAAATCCGCACTCACAAGCGTCTGGTTGACATCGTTGAGCCAACCGAAAAAACCGTTGATGCTCTGATGCGTCTGGACCTGGCTGCCGGTGTAGACGTGCAGATCAGCCTGGGTTAA
- the bfd gene encoding bacterioferritin-associated ferredoxin: MYVCLCNAVSDKAIRVAVRLHQPQTFQQLKRLVPVGTQCGKCVCVARRIMEDELQHIAPLENIA; encoded by the coding sequence ATGTATGTTTGTTTATGTAATGCGGTAAGCGACAAAGCCATACGCGTCGCAGTGAGGCTGCACCAGCCCCAGACTTTCCAGCAATTGAAACGGTTGGTGCCGGTGGGTACTCAATGCGGAAAATGCGTTTGCGTCGCGCGCCGTATAATGGAGGATGAACTACAGCACATTGCGCCGTTGGAAAATATCGCCTAA